In Pengzhenrongella sicca, a single genomic region encodes these proteins:
- the purN gene encoding phosphoribosylglycinamide formyltransferase yields the protein MSTAPGPRAAGSTTPNGARVRTSAAHRVVVLVSGAGSNLAALLAAHDDAAYGARVVAVVSDRPGAGALALARAARVPTAVVAPADFADRPGWDRGLAEAVAVFRPELVVSAGFMRILGPTFLDRFPARVLNTHPALLPSFPGAHGVRDALAHGVAVTGATLHLVDAGVDTGPIIAQVAVAIEADDDEASLHERIKVAERAMLVDWVGRIARGTLTIEGRRAVVG from the coding sequence GTGAGCACAGCGCCCGGTCCCCGCGCCGCAGGGTCGACGACGCCGAACGGTGCCCGGGTCCGCACGAGCGCGGCGCACCGGGTCGTCGTGCTCGTCTCGGGCGCCGGGAGCAACTTGGCAGCGCTGCTCGCCGCCCACGACGACGCCGCGTACGGCGCCCGCGTCGTCGCGGTGGTCAGCGACCGGCCCGGCGCCGGCGCCCTCGCGCTCGCGCGGGCCGCGCGCGTGCCGACCGCCGTCGTCGCGCCCGCGGACTTCGCGGACCGGCCCGGCTGGGACCGCGGCCTGGCGGAGGCCGTCGCGGTGTTCCGGCCCGAGCTCGTGGTCTCGGCCGGCTTCATGCGGATCCTCGGCCCGACCTTTCTCGACCGGTTCCCCGCGCGCGTGCTCAACACCCACCCCGCGCTGCTGCCCTCCTTCCCGGGCGCGCACGGGGTCCGGGACGCCCTCGCGCACGGGGTCGCGGTGACCGGCGCGACGCTGCACCTCGTCGACGCCGGCGTCGACACCGGGCCGATCATCGCCCAGGTGGCCGTCGCGATCGAGGCCGACGACGACGAGGCCAGCCTGCACGAGCGGATCAAGGTCGCCGAGCGCGCGATGCTCGTCGACTGGGTGGGGCGCATCGCCCGGGGGACGCTGACGATCGAGGGGCGCCGCGCCGTCGTCGGCTGA
- the purH gene encoding bifunctional phosphoribosylaminoimidazolecarboxamide formyltransferase/IMP cyclohydrolase, with protein MSTAPRTTPAESTTGVDATADSTRRPLRRALVSVYDKTGLVGLATALHAAGVELVSTGSTAKTIAAAGIPVTAVEELTGFPECLDGRVKTLHPRVHAGILADTRRPEHLAQLADLGIAAFELVVVNLYPFTATVASGATPDECVEQIDIGGPSMVRAAAKNHPSVAVVVEPAQYPAVVAAAAGGADGGFTLAERRALAAAAFVHTATYDVAVASWFTNVLAPVAAGTDPDADADAGAPVASPLPSWAGATWERAAVLRYGENPHQAAALYAQGDGTIGLAQATQLHGKEMSYNNYVDADAAWRAAHDHTGPAVAIIKHANPCGIAVGADIAQAHARAHACDPLSAFGGVIAANEIVTAAMAAQVAPVFTEVVVAPGFEPAAIEILTAKKNIRLLVVAAAPRAAAEIRAISGGLLMQQADRIDAPGDDPAAWQLVAGAPADAATLADLAFAWRAVRAVKSNAILLASGGASVGVGMGQVNRVDSCKLAVERAGTGDDGRARGSVAASDAFFPFADGLQVLLDAGVRAVVQPGGSVRDAEVIAAAEAAGATLYLTGTRHFAH; from the coding sequence ATGTCCACCGCACCCCGCACCACGCCTGCTGAATCCACCACCGGCGTCGACGCCACCGCCGACTCGACGCGTCGCCCGCTGCGCCGCGCGCTCGTGAGCGTGTACGACAAGACGGGCCTCGTCGGGCTCGCCACGGCGCTGCACGCCGCGGGCGTCGAGCTCGTCTCGACCGGGTCGACCGCCAAGACGATCGCCGCCGCCGGCATCCCGGTGACCGCGGTCGAGGAGCTGACGGGCTTCCCCGAGTGCCTCGACGGGCGGGTCAAGACGCTGCACCCGCGCGTGCACGCCGGCATCCTGGCCGACACCCGCCGGCCCGAGCACCTCGCGCAGCTCGCCGACCTCGGCATCGCGGCGTTCGAGCTCGTGGTCGTCAACCTCTACCCGTTCACCGCGACCGTCGCCTCGGGAGCGACGCCGGACGAGTGCGTCGAGCAGATCGACATCGGCGGGCCGTCGATGGTCCGGGCCGCCGCGAAGAACCACCCGAGCGTCGCCGTCGTCGTCGAGCCGGCGCAGTACCCGGCGGTCGTCGCGGCGGCCGCCGGCGGGGCCGACGGCGGCTTCACGCTCGCCGAGCGACGCGCGCTCGCCGCGGCCGCGTTCGTGCACACGGCCACCTACGACGTCGCGGTCGCGAGCTGGTTCACGAACGTGCTCGCGCCCGTCGCGGCTGGTACTGATCCCGACGCCGACGCCGACGCCGGCGCCCCGGTCGCCTCGCCGCTGCCGTCCTGGGCCGGCGCGACCTGGGAACGCGCCGCGGTGCTGCGCTACGGCGAGAACCCGCACCAGGCCGCGGCGCTCTACGCCCAGGGCGACGGCACGATCGGGCTCGCGCAGGCGACCCAGCTGCACGGCAAGGAGATGAGCTACAACAACTACGTCGACGCCGACGCCGCGTGGCGCGCCGCGCACGACCACACCGGCCCGGCCGTGGCCATCATCAAGCACGCGAACCCGTGCGGCATCGCCGTCGGGGCCGACATCGCGCAGGCGCACGCCCGCGCCCACGCGTGCGACCCGCTGTCCGCGTTCGGCGGCGTGATCGCGGCCAACGAGATCGTGACCGCGGCGATGGCCGCGCAGGTCGCGCCCGTGTTCACGGAGGTCGTGGTCGCGCCGGGCTTCGAGCCCGCCGCCATCGAGATCCTGACGGCCAAGAAGAACATCCGCCTGCTCGTCGTGGCCGCCGCGCCGCGCGCCGCGGCCGAGATCCGGGCGATCAGCGGCGGGCTGCTCATGCAGCAGGCCGACCGGATCGACGCCCCCGGCGACGACCCGGCCGCGTGGCAGCTCGTCGCGGGCGCGCCCGCCGACGCGGCGACCCTCGCCGACCTCGCGTTCGCCTGGCGCGCCGTGCGGGCCGTGAAGTCGAACGCGATCCTCCTGGCCTCCGGCGGCGCGTCCGTCGGCGTCGGCATGGGGCAGGTCAACCGGGTCGACTCGTGCAAGCTCGCGGTCGAGCGCGCCGGGACCGGCGACGACGGGCGCGCGCGCGGCTCGGTCGCGGCGTCGGACGCGTTCTTCCCGTTCGCCGACGGGCTGCAGGTGCTGCTCGACGCGGGGGTCCGCGCCGTCGTGCAGCCCGGCGGGTCAGTGCGCGACGCCGAGGTGATCGCCGCGGCCGAGGCCGCCGGCGCGACGCTGTACCTGACGGGCACCCGGCACTTCGCCCACTGA
- a CDS encoding FAD-dependent oxidoreductase, whose translation MPVPPEPDRPDAGVPRLPPRSIVVVGAGLAGAQSVAALRALGFDGHLTLLGSEGLAPYDRPPLSKQLLERAEPAWLTGELGVDVLALADDVRLASPATGLAVGAAGVRITTADAEFPADAVILATGSHAIAPPGWTGAVTLHTAADADALRARLHPGARLVVVGAGWIGAEVAGVAAAAGVDVTVVEAADAPLAAALGAAGALTAGWYAAAGVRLLTGSPAAQVRADGVRLADGRWCPADVVLAAIGARPATGWLAGAVPIDPDGAIRVDARYAVVGGPAHVRAVGDLARRRSARHGWVPGGHWDGALRGPAVAAAALLARAPTADATSAVTATVAELAADPAPYVFSTQLGHDLTLYGSRGDADELVLRGDPAGPDGWTALWFAGGTPARDPASGPRELTAVLTVDRPRDAGAARRLYAGAALPRLDPRLAADPSRPLRSAVAD comes from the coding sequence GTGCCCGTCCCACCGGAACCCGACCGCCCCGACGCGGGCGTGCCGCGGCTCCCACCCCGCTCGATCGTCGTGGTCGGCGCCGGGCTCGCCGGGGCGCAGTCCGTCGCGGCGCTGCGCGCGCTCGGGTTCGACGGCCACCTCACGCTCCTCGGCAGCGAGGGCCTCGCGCCGTACGACCGCCCGCCGCTGTCGAAGCAGCTGCTCGAGCGCGCCGAGCCCGCCTGGCTGACCGGCGAGCTCGGCGTCGACGTGCTCGCGCTCGCCGACGACGTCCGCCTCGCCTCCCCCGCGACCGGCCTCGCCGTCGGCGCCGCCGGCGTCCGGATCACCACCGCCGACGCCGAGTTCCCGGCCGACGCCGTCATCCTCGCCACCGGGTCGCACGCGATCGCGCCGCCCGGCTGGACGGGCGCGGTCACGCTGCACACCGCGGCCGACGCTGACGCGCTGCGGGCCCGGCTGCACCCGGGCGCGCGGCTCGTCGTCGTCGGCGCGGGCTGGATCGGCGCCGAGGTCGCGGGGGTCGCCGCCGCCGCGGGGGTCGACGTGACCGTCGTCGAGGCGGCGGACGCCCCGCTCGCCGCCGCGCTCGGCGCCGCGGGCGCGCTCACCGCCGGCTGGTACGCGGCCGCCGGCGTGCGGCTGCTCACGGGCAGCCCGGCCGCGCAGGTCCGGGCCGACGGCGTGCGCCTCGCGGACGGCCGCTGGTGCCCGGCCGACGTCGTGCTCGCGGCGATCGGCGCGCGCCCGGCGACCGGCTGGCTCGCGGGCGCGGTGCCGATCGACCCCGACGGCGCGATCCGGGTCGACGCGCGGTACGCCGTCGTCGGCGGGCCGGCACATGTGCGCGCGGTCGGCGACCTCGCCCGGCGCCGGTCGGCGCGGCACGGCTGGGTGCCCGGCGGCCACTGGGACGGCGCGCTGCGCGGCCCGGCCGTCGCGGCGGCTGCGCTGCTCGCGCGCGCGCCGACCGCCGATGCCACGTCGGCCGTCACCGCCACGGTCGCCGAACTGGCCGCCGACCCGGCGCCCTACGTCTTCTCGACGCAGCTCGGGCACGACCTGACCCTGTACGGATCCCGCGGCGACGCCGACGAGCTCGTGCTGCGCGGCGACCCGGCCGGCCCGGACGGCTGGACGGCCCTGTGGTTCGCCGGCGGGACGCCGGCACGCGACCCGGCGAGCGGCCCGCGCGAGCTCACGGCGGTCCTCACGGTCGACCGGCCGCGCGACGCGGGGGCCGCGCGGCGCCTGTACGCCGGCGCCGCGCTCCCCCGCCTCGACCCGCGGCTTGCCGCCGACCCGTCTCGCCCGCTGCGCTCCGCCGTCGCCGACTGA
- a CDS encoding DUF3017 domain-containing protein encodes MQQDLTTGLAAASTAAHREPARESAREPAREPVREAVAEPAREPVREPEPELDVRATARASLAAGRTPSLWWTCTGLGISLALVLTVGVATGGLVLAIGLACAGLARAVLPSPGPVAFTVRSRVLDVAVLLLLAVGVGFLSQVIPVR; translated from the coding sequence ATGCAGCAGGACCTGACGACGGGGCTCGCCGCGGCGAGCACCGCGGCGCACCGCGAGCCCGCGCGCGAGTCAGCGCGCGAGCCCGCGCGCGAGCCGGTGCGCGAGGCGGTGGCGGAGCCCGCTCGCGAGCCCGTGCGCGAACCCGAGCCGGAGCTCGACGTGCGCGCGACCGCGCGCGCCTCGCTCGCGGCCGGCCGCACCCCGTCGCTGTGGTGGACGTGTACCGGGCTGGGGATCTCGCTGGCGCTCGTGCTGACCGTCGGCGTGGCGACCGGGGGCCTCGTGCTCGCAATCGGGCTCGCGTGCGCCGGGCTGGCGCGCGCCGTGCTGCCGTCGCCCGGGCCGGTCGCGTTCACCGTGCGCTCGCGCGTGCTCGACGTCGCGGTCCTGCTGCTGCTCGCGGTCGGCGTCGGCTTCCTGTCCCAGGTCATCCCGGTTCGCTAG
- a CDS encoding MIP/aquaporin family protein → MSKDTSDLSSTTGRVTAASPDVPTPPVSDATPVPAADVLVVTGDVVLVAAPPALLARLGAEAIGSFVLVLVGLGVALYTTLSGAGTLGVALAFGLALTAGMLAFGHVSGGHFNPAISLGSAIVGRLTWRDLVPYWLAQLVGAALAAAALYLTIPTALPTLVASGTETTTQQFFASTASGFDAHSPLSLLSTGQVTFGLLPALLIEVIAVAVLVGIFLAVTSHRAQRSLAPFAVGFSYAVLLLVAAPISNGALNPARASAAALFSGSGALGQLWVFWVAPLVGALIAGLAYRAFASEPTDDLADDFADEDEVELDQVTA, encoded by the coding sequence ATGTCGAAGGACACCTCTGACCTCAGCTCGACCACGGGACGGGTAACTGCCGCCTCGCCGGACGTGCCCACGCCACCGGTGAGCGATGCCACGCCCGTCCCGGCCGCCGACGTCCTGGTGGTGACCGGCGACGTCGTGCTCGTCGCCGCGCCGCCCGCCCTGCTCGCGCGCCTCGGCGCCGAGGCGATCGGCTCGTTCGTGCTCGTGCTCGTCGGCCTCGGCGTCGCGCTCTACACGACGCTCTCGGGAGCCGGCACGCTCGGCGTCGCGTTGGCGTTCGGCCTCGCGCTGACCGCGGGCATGCTCGCGTTCGGGCACGTCTCGGGCGGCCACTTCAACCCGGCCATCAGCCTCGGCTCCGCGATCGTGGGCCGGCTCACGTGGCGCGACCTCGTGCCGTACTGGCTCGCGCAGCTCGTCGGCGCGGCGCTCGCCGCGGCCGCGCTGTACCTGACGATCCCGACGGCGCTGCCGACCCTGGTCGCCTCGGGTACGGAGACGACGACGCAGCAGTTCTTCGCCTCGACCGCCAGCGGGTTCGACGCCCACTCGCCGCTCTCGCTGCTGTCGACCGGCCAGGTCACGTTCGGCCTGCTCCCCGCGCTGCTCATCGAGGTCATCGCCGTCGCGGTGCTCGTCGGCATCTTCCTGGCGGTCACCAGCCACCGCGCCCAGCGGTCCCTCGCGCCGTTCGCGGTCGGGTTCAGCTACGCGGTCCTGCTGCTCGTCGCCGCCCCCATCAGCAACGGCGCGCTCAACCCCGCACGGGCGAGCGCCGCGGCGCTGTTCTCCGGCAGCGGCGCGCTCGGCCAGCTGTGGGTCTTCTGGGTCGCGCCCCTGGTCGGGGCGCTCATCGCCGGGCTCGCCTACCGCGCGTTCGCGTCGGAGCCGACCGACGATCTCGCCGACGACTTCGCCGACGAGGACGAGGTCGAGCTGGACCAGGTCACCGCCTGA
- a CDS encoding NADP-dependent isocitrate dehydrogenase: MAKIKVVGPVVELDGDEMTRIIWHFIKDRLIHPYLEIDLRYFDLSIENRDATDDQVTVDAAHAIKEHGVGVKCATITPDEARVEEFGLKKMWVSPNGTIRNILGGVVFREPIIISNIPRLVPGWNKPIIIGRHAFGDQYRATNFKVPGAGTLTLTFTPTDGSAPIQQEVVTYPAGGGVAMGMYNFNDSIRDFARASFAYGLQRGYPVYLSTKNTILKAYDGAFKDIFAEVFAADFKADFDAAGLTYEHRLIDDMVASAMKWEGGYVWACKNYDGDVQSDTVAQGFGSLGLMTSVLMTPDGRCVEAEAAHGTVTRHYRQHQAGKPTSTNPIASIFAWTGGLKHRGLLDGTPEVTAFAETLEDVVIKTVESGKMTKDLALLVGPDQAWQTTEAFLACLDENLAARLS, from the coding sequence ATGGCCAAGATCAAGGTAGTCGGACCGGTCGTCGAGCTCGACGGCGACGAGATGACGCGGATCATCTGGCACTTCATCAAGGATCGGCTGATCCACCCGTACCTCGAGATCGACCTGCGCTACTTCGACCTGTCGATCGAGAACCGCGACGCGACCGACGACCAGGTCACGGTCGACGCCGCGCACGCGATCAAGGAGCACGGCGTCGGGGTCAAGTGCGCCACGATCACGCCGGACGAGGCGCGCGTCGAGGAGTTCGGGCTGAAGAAGATGTGGGTCTCGCCCAACGGCACGATCCGTAACATCCTCGGCGGTGTCGTCTTCCGCGAGCCGATCATCATCTCCAACATCCCGCGGCTCGTGCCGGGCTGGAACAAGCCGATCATCATCGGCCGGCACGCGTTCGGCGACCAGTACCGGGCCACGAACTTCAAGGTGCCCGGCGCCGGGACCCTGACCCTGACGTTCACCCCGACGGACGGCTCCGCGCCGATCCAGCAGGAGGTCGTGACGTACCCGGCCGGCGGCGGCGTCGCCATGGGGATGTACAACTTCAACGACTCGATCCGCGACTTCGCGCGCGCGTCGTTCGCGTACGGCCTGCAGCGCGGCTACCCCGTGTACCTGTCGACCAAGAACACGATCCTCAAGGCGTACGACGGCGCGTTCAAGGACATCTTCGCCGAGGTCTTCGCGGCCGACTTCAAGGCTGACTTCGATGCGGCCGGCCTGACCTACGAGCACCGCCTGATCGACGACATGGTCGCCTCCGCGATGAAGTGGGAGGGCGGCTACGTCTGGGCCTGCAAGAACTACGACGGCGACGTCCAGTCCGACACCGTCGCGCAGGGCTTCGGCTCCCTCGGCCTGATGACCTCGGTCCTGATGACGCCGGACGGCCGATGCGTCGAGGCGGAGGCGGCGCACGGCACGGTGACGCGGCACTACCGCCAGCACCAGGCCGGCAAGCCGACGTCGACCAACCCGATCGCCTCGATCTTCGCGTGGACCGGCGGGCTCAAGCACCGCGGCCTGCTCGACGGCACGCCCGAGGTGACGGCCTTCGCCGAGACCCTCGAGGACGTCGTCATCAAGACCGTCGAGTCCGGGAAGATGACGAAGGACCTGGCCCTGCTCGTCGGGCCCGACCAGGCGTGGCAGACCACCGAGGCGTTCCTCGCCTGCCTCGACGAGAACCTAGCCGCGCGTCTGTCCTGA
- a CDS encoding malate dehydrogenase gives MASTTPVNVTVTGAAGQIGYALLFRIASGQLLGPDTPVKLRLLEIPQGVKAAVGIAMELDDCAFGLLAGIDIFDNPTDGFDGANVALLVGARPRTAGMERSDLLTANGGIFAPQGAAINAGAADDIRVLVVGNPANTNALVAAAHAPDVPAERFSAMTRLDHNRALHQLAKKAGADLSDVRRLTIWGNHSATQYPDIFHAEIAGRPAVEVVADQDWLESDFIPTVAKRGAAIIDARGASSAASAANAAIDHVHSWVNGTPEGDWTSAAIVSDGSYGVPAGLISSFPVTSTGGHWQIVPDLEIDAFSRDRIDASVAELIDERDAVSKLGLL, from the coding sequence ATGGCTAGCACCACCCCCGTCAACGTCACCGTCACCGGCGCGGCCGGCCAGATCGGCTACGCCCTGCTGTTCCGGATCGCGTCGGGCCAGCTGCTCGGCCCGGACACGCCGGTCAAGCTGCGCCTGCTCGAGATCCCGCAGGGGGTCAAGGCCGCGGTCGGCATCGCGATGGAGCTCGATGACTGCGCCTTCGGGCTGCTCGCCGGGATCGACATCTTCGACAACCCGACCGACGGGTTCGACGGCGCGAACGTGGCCCTGCTCGTCGGCGCGCGCCCCCGGACCGCCGGCATGGAGCGCAGCGACCTGCTCACCGCGAACGGCGGCATCTTCGCGCCGCAGGGGGCGGCGATCAACGCCGGCGCGGCTGACGACATCCGCGTGCTGGTGGTCGGCAACCCGGCCAACACCAACGCGCTCGTCGCCGCCGCGCACGCCCCCGACGTGCCGGCCGAGCGGTTCAGCGCGATGACGCGGCTCGACCACAACCGCGCGCTGCACCAGCTCGCCAAGAAGGCCGGCGCGGACCTGAGCGACGTCCGCCGGCTGACGATCTGGGGCAACCACTCCGCGACCCAGTACCCGGACATCTTCCACGCGGAGATCGCCGGGCGGCCCGCGGTCGAGGTCGTCGCCGACCAGGACTGGCTGGAGTCCGACTTCATCCCGACCGTGGCCAAGCGCGGCGCGGCGATCATCGATGCCCGAGGTGCGTCGTCGGCGGCCTCGGCGGCGAACGCCGCGATCGATCACGTCCACTCCTGGGTCAACGGCACGCCCGAGGGGGACTGGACGTCGGCTGCGATCGTCTCCGACGGCTCCTACGGCGTGCCCGCGGGGCTGATCTCGTCGTTCCCGGTCACGTCGACGGGCGGCCACTGGCAGATCGTCCCGGACCTGGAGATCGACGCTTTCTCGCGGGACCGCATTGACGCCTCCGTCGCCGAGCTGATCGACGAGCGCGACGCGGTCTCGAAGCTCGGCCTGCTCTAG
- a CDS encoding DUF167 domain-containing protein has protein sequence MRIAIRVKPGSSRAKVGGLHGERLVVAVNARPVDGEATEAALAAVADAFGARRRDVRLVSGVKGRDKLVELDPEPTDCADRLRELRG, from the coding sequence ATGCGGATCGCGATCAGGGTCAAGCCGGGGTCGTCGCGCGCGAAGGTCGGCGGGCTGCACGGCGAGCGGCTCGTGGTCGCGGTGAACGCGCGCCCCGTCGACGGCGAGGCGACCGAGGCCGCGCTGGCCGCGGTCGCGGACGCGTTCGGTGCGCGCCGCCGCGACGTGCGCCTGGTCTCCGGGGTCAAGGGCCGGGACAAGCTCGTCGAGCTCGACCCGGAACCCACGGACTGCGCCGACCGCCTCCGCGAGCTCCGCGGCTAA